One genomic region from Anabaena sp. PCC 7108 encodes:
- a CDS encoding aldehyde dehydrogenase family protein: protein MVATEIFKVTEILNKQRIFFKTGQTKNVAFRIAQLKILKQAIIENKQAIIQALTADLRKPEFETYASEIGVIKEVDYGIKNITNWTKPKKAEIPLELLPYSAKIQPEPLGVVLIIGPWNYPFQLIISPLVGAIASGNCAIIKPSEIAPHTSQFLAEMIGKYFEKNYIAVIEGGVEISQQLLAEKFDHIFFTGGTAVGKIVMTAAAKNLTPVTLELGGKSPCIVDTEMNIEHTIKRIIWGKFINAGQTCIAPDYLLVDQRIKQDLLSGLQKCLKEFYGDNPANSPNYARIIHQKQFARLVNFLKCGEIIVGGETDPEQLYIAPTIIDHVSLEDSVMQEEIFGPILPIIAYTDIDEAIDLINSRPKPLALYLFSQNQNLQKRVLQETSSGGVCINDTVMQFGISSLPFGGVGDSGIGSYHGKASFDTFSHYKSVLRNSFWLDLNWRYAPYKGKLLLLKLILGI from the coding sequence ATGGTTGCTACTGAAATATTCAAAGTTACTGAGATTCTCAATAAACAACGAATTTTTTTTAAAACTGGTCAAACTAAAAATGTTGCTTTTCGGATTGCACAACTCAAAATTCTCAAGCAAGCAATTATTGAAAATAAACAAGCAATAATTCAAGCATTAACGGCAGATTTGCGTAAACCAGAATTTGAGACTTATGCCTCAGAAATTGGTGTCATCAAAGAAGTTGACTATGGGATCAAAAATATTACTAATTGGACTAAACCTAAAAAAGCAGAAATTCCCTTAGAATTATTGCCTTATTCAGCTAAAATTCAGCCAGAACCTCTAGGAGTGGTTCTAATTATTGGACCTTGGAACTATCCCTTTCAGTTAATTATCTCACCTTTGGTCGGTGCGATCGCATCTGGTAATTGTGCAATTATCAAACCTTCAGAAATCGCTCCTCATACTTCACAATTTTTAGCGGAAATGATTGGTAAATATTTTGAAAAAAATTATATTGCTGTTATAGAAGGAGGTGTAGAAATCAGCCAACAGTTACTAGCAGAAAAATTTGACCACATCTTCTTTACTGGTGGTACAGCCGTGGGAAAAATTGTTATGACAGCAGCGGCTAAGAATCTGACCCCAGTCACCTTAGAATTAGGCGGTAAAAGTCCTTGTATCGTAGATACAGAGATGAATATTGAACATACTATCAAACGGATTATTTGGGGCAAATTTATTAACGCTGGACAAACTTGTATTGCCCCTGATTATCTATTAGTAGACCAAAGAATAAAACAAGATTTGTTGAGTGGTCTGCAAAAATGCCTCAAAGAATTTTATGGTGATAATCCAGCAAATAGCCCTAATTATGCCAGAATTATTCACCAAAAACAATTTGCAAGATTGGTAAATTTTCTCAAATGTGGTGAAATTATTGTTGGTGGAGAAACTGATCCTGAACAACTTTATATTGCGCCCACAATCATTGATCATGTTTCTTTAGAAGATTCAGTTATGCAGGAGGAAATTTTTGGTCCGATTCTGCCGATAATTGCATATACAGATATTGATGAAGCGATAGATTTAATTAACTCTCGACCAAAACCCTTAGCTTTATACTTGTTTTCTCAAAACCAAAACTTGCAAAAACGAGTTTTACAGGAAACTTCATCTGGTGGTGTATGTATCAACGATACAGTTATGCAATTTGGGATTTCATCTTTACCATTTGGTGGCGTAGGTGATAGTGGTATTGGCAGTTATCACGGTAAAGCTAGTTTTGACACCTTTTCCCATTATAAAAGTGTTTTGAGAAACTCATTTTGGCTGGATTTAAATTGGCGATATGCTCCCTACAAGGGCAAATTACTACTACTGAAGCTAATTCTTGGGATTTAA
- a CDS encoding DUF6439 family protein produces the protein MSQTSQLNEISTLELAQALMERLSISPDDWHRLKSNRNSRASEQVAAAMVFLVKNQSQEAQARLEQAIGWLDKSISAPPCPTHGHNREAIRE, from the coding sequence ATGTCTCAAACCAGTCAACTGAATGAAATTAGCACCTTAGAACTGGCACAAGCCCTCATGGAAAGACTAAGTATCTCTCCTGATGATTGGCATCGTCTCAAGTCTAACCGCAATTCCCGCGCTAGTGAACAGGTAGCCGCAGCGATGGTGTTTCTGGTCAAAAACCAGTCACAAGAGGCTCAAGCAAGATTAGAACAGGCTATTGGTTGGCTAGATAAGTCTATTTCTGCCCCTCCCTGTCCTACTCATGGACATAATCGTGAAGCAATAAGAGAATAA
- the asnS gene encoding asparagine--tRNA ligase: MVNRRIAEILKNGQPEESLLVQGWVRTKRELKGFAFLEVNDGSSLGNLQIVINQDLPDYEGILKQINTGASVEITGVLVASQGKGQRIELKADSVKVYGDADPDTYPLQKKRHSFEFLRTIAHLRSRTNSFGAVFRVRNACSAAIHQFFQEKGFLWVHTPIITASDCEGAGELFSVTNLNLKNVPRTENQEIDYSQDFFSKPAYLTVSGQLEAEIMAMAFTNVYTFGPTFRAENSNTSRHLAEFWMVEPEMAFCDLEGDMDLAEEFLKFIFKYVMETCPEDMEFFNERIDKTVLETANNIINNQFERLTYTEAVKLLEKADVKFDYPVSWGADLQSEHERYLAEQLFKKPVIVTDYPAQIKAFYMRLSDDEKTVRAMDILAPKIGEIIGGSQREERLDVLEKRVLAQGMNPEDLWWYLDLRRYGTVPHAGFGLGFERLVQFMTGMGNIRDVIPFPRTPQSAEF, encoded by the coding sequence ATGGTAAATCGTCGAATTGCAGAAATATTAAAAAATGGTCAACCTGAAGAGTCTTTATTAGTTCAAGGTTGGGTTAGAACAAAACGCGAGTTAAAAGGTTTTGCTTTTTTAGAAGTTAACGATGGTTCATCCTTAGGTAACTTGCAAATTGTCATTAATCAAGATTTACCAGACTACGAAGGAATCTTAAAACAAATCAATACTGGTGCTTCTGTAGAAATAACAGGTGTACTTGTCGCTTCCCAAGGAAAAGGACAGCGCATAGAATTAAAAGCTGATAGCGTTAAAGTCTACGGAGATGCTGATCCCGATACCTATCCTCTGCAAAAGAAACGTCATTCCTTTGAGTTTCTACGCACCATTGCACATTTGCGTTCTCGAACCAACTCCTTTGGTGCTGTATTTCGGGTGAGAAATGCTTGTTCAGCAGCTATTCACCAATTCTTCCAAGAAAAAGGATTTTTATGGGTACATACTCCCATTATTACTGCTAGTGATTGCGAAGGTGCGGGGGAATTATTTAGCGTTACCAACTTGAATTTAAAGAATGTCCCCAGAACCGAAAATCAAGAAATTGATTATAGCCAAGACTTCTTTAGTAAACCAGCTTATTTAACAGTAAGTGGACAATTAGAAGCCGAAATTATGGCAATGGCTTTTACCAACGTCTACACCTTTGGTCCCACATTCCGGGCGGAAAATTCTAATACTTCTCGTCACTTAGCCGAATTTTGGATGGTTGAACCAGAAATGGCTTTTTGTGATTTAGAAGGTGATATGGATTTAGCGGAAGAGTTTCTTAAATTTATCTTTAAATATGTTATGGAAACTTGTCCAGAAGACATGGAATTTTTCAATGAACGCATTGATAAAACTGTCTTAGAAACCGCAAATAACATTATTAATAATCAATTTGAACGATTGACTTATACAGAAGCAGTCAAACTTTTAGAAAAGGCTGATGTTAAATTTGATTATCCTGTGAGTTGGGGTGCAGATTTGCAATCAGAACATGAACGCTATTTAGCAGAACAACTGTTTAAAAAGCCTGTGATTGTTACAGATTATCCCGCCCAAATCAAAGCCTTCTATATGCGGTTAAGTGACGATGAAAAAACCGTCCGCGCTATGGATATTCTCGCACCGAAAATAGGCGAAATAATTGGCGGTTCTCAACGGGAAGAAAGGTTAGATGTGTTAGAAAAACGGGTATTAGCCCAAGGTATGAACCCAGAAGATTTGTGGTGGTATTTAGATTTGCGTCGTTATGGTACTGTTCCCCATGCTGGTTTCGGTTTGGGGTTTGAAAGATTGGTGCAATTTATGACAGGTATGGGGAATATTCGGGATGTAATTCCGTTCCCACGTACACCACAAAGCGCCGAGTTTTAG
- a CDS encoding response regulator transcription factor: MDRSATSATAMKEPSMKDHKRLLLIDDDPNLILLVKDYLEFRGYEVITAENGREALDILEHEVPDMIICDVMMPEMDGYTFVEQVRQSERTSWIPVLFLSAKGQSADRVKGLNKGADVYMVKPFEPEELVAQVESSLKQTIRWKEHQTKGGENGSRIQVPFDVQLTPTELKVVQFVARGLANREIAEELNVSQRTVESHVSNMLGKTNLHNRTELARWAIENQMA, encoded by the coding sequence ATGGATCGAAGCGCGACAAGTGCCACTGCTATGAAAGAGCCCAGCATGAAAGATCACAAACGACTTCTATTGATTGACGATGACCCTAACCTCATCTTGCTGGTGAAGGATTACTTGGAATTCCGGGGATACGAAGTCATCACAGCCGAAAATGGACGAGAAGCTCTGGATATTTTAGAACATGAAGTTCCAGACATGATTATCTGTGATGTGATGATGCCGGAAATGGACGGATATACTTTCGTTGAACAAGTCCGGCAAAGCGAACGTACTAGTTGGATACCTGTTCTTTTCCTCTCTGCTAAAGGACAAAGTGCAGACCGAGTTAAAGGTCTGAACAAAGGTGCTGATGTATACATGGTCAAACCTTTTGAACCAGAAGAACTCGTAGCACAAGTAGAATCCTCACTGAAGCAAACTATCCGTTGGAAAGAACACCAGACAAAGGGAGGGGAAAATGGTTCCCGTATCCAAGTTCCCTTTGATGTGCAGTTAACCCCAACCGAACTGAAAGTAGTCCAGTTTGTAGCCAGAGGTTTAGCTAACCGGGAAATTGCTGAAGAATTAAATGTCAGTCAGCGTACCGTTGAAAGCCATGTATCCAATATGTTGGGTAAAACTAATCTCCACAACCGCACCGAACTAGCGCGTTGGGCGATTGAAAATCAAATGGCTTAA